The Treponema primitia ZAS-1 genome includes a window with the following:
- a CDS encoding PD-(D/E)XK nuclease family transposase, protein MKLSFLVPFFWGELRRTARENAEKGVPLDILSDFVFKSLFSDDNEDSRDALRHLLSACIGRPVASLAIQNNELLPEYLTGKTVHLDIHLYFNDGEQADLEMQVQRTDDDIKVRAIVLGARMLSGQA, encoded by the coding sequence ATGAAATTATCGTTCCTGGTCCCCTTTTTCTGGGGAGAACTGCGCCGTACAGCCAGAGAAAACGCAGAAAAAGGCGTTCCCCTGGACATCCTCTCAGATTTTGTCTTTAAAAGCCTCTTTTCCGACGACAACGAGGACTCCCGTGACGCCTTGCGCCACCTCCTCTCCGCCTGTATCGGCCGCCCCGTCGCCTCCCTGGCTATTCAGAATAACGAACTCCTCCCGGAGTACCTTACGGGTAAAACGGTCCACCTGGACATACACCTCTATTTTAACGACGGCGAACAGGCGGATTTGGAAATGCAAGTCCAACGCACCGACGACGACATTAAAGTCCGGGCTATCGTTTTAGGCGCCCGTATGCTTTCCGGACAGGC